One segment of Manduca sexta isolate Smith_Timp_Sample1 chromosome 27, JHU_Msex_v1.0, whole genome shotgun sequence DNA contains the following:
- the LOC115455738 gene encoding uncharacterized protein LOC115455738 isoform X2, whose translation MSREISRSRTHSPVNNDVQKILNLDSSPGSSRKHGEEGEDEGVHIPNFSKEISLDEDDISIEPIVGPKRPESHASVHLVTPVEIPTMNVSPKSILKRRVPEQQYIGVTETREKTKCCHPLVNKIKHLADKTLHKLDRSELEKSPVSKRKKNEDTQEIRQLKSSPGAVRRQKFSAIKLGDSDEMSKTMSIDTPPPRKKKEHIYEDIEDSQQDNEKTLHFSPEVAQQGITKADDENDNNKENESVTEKKSIASQDPSLVAESASLGSAEHVMEKLHKMDNVKKEAVLLDEEMDQEEPNLDEIFQNQLDERGPNNDSPNITITEITDDDVETNADTAQSTSVPIETSPSPSPRDVGKRNIEFVERRWSKPSSDHEYEIIEKPPPNIIYTAPSVDEKPTLTKTDDDLSSTTSLERKCLQHTSDEDEHPENKEIVPDESNTGMTDAEALQKDIEDRFFVNTPSTMSRTDCEVSTSQVDSSALEQLPLKRDSRTKVADSGDSRIQQRFKESTGKLKLQAGKLKSKIKNIKTHKVTMPDKPKFTMPERPKFKMPERPKFTLPERPKFNLPERRKFSMPERPKFKALNLSEKLNFGDRKKFTLPERPKFNVPDLPKFKLPERPKINFPSLGRKKEHKVENDTSSSATDLRNVATVDFEAKTYPRLFNRKKKSELHKTSSSPTLNREDTPPATFTFTRVKKTKDDSDSYIPDSPEQPREYGTVDNEEPEFGKDVEIRRQFETTYDFDKLPETYMDDEPEENNSYDRNTVSTPDVSPSKQEYTPVITEINNDEFFVRPRGISREDIQVREYLSDETRQAFKNPKNVLALMGSSSVVNDDSMYMNDVEVDPELVFDDNEQIRYSSEDLNDKDDGYYTFPPVRPSRAKRKKKEVDDTPYIDESVNNSMHFTEVDLGLSDEKTVQKTSEHIESFEPTEVEEVFKFTPTTDLHSIHEYANDDVIQYPENVPIQSQTLPMPPKRKKKFGNNDLVHSSLNDFNNVPSAKLWEEPQEQHMDDIVVYRTEHEYIVPQGESIITEQSPLPPRRNRSRSSRGTSICDDDRTSHGAESLTPDTHAAVTDEMDPIRYTQRESPGYATVDKGPYASSKAVKRSVSKTPPARRRKSNSSERKYYTVGSSKGCPDRPPRKKSSTSLMTLDSYTKRSISGDLTQYVEIDEPFETHKDLKSGDVVNKMKDRPLPPPPRPPRGSRRRRKDRSTVEQKSFESDINIESPEPSTERKETSEDVMEIEVSTQTDPLPDDVDFELGSDENLNVSVTSSLRDVVNEDSMISKSYTRIGESPRVSRPASRSEKSLKLSDPKISEICKPNIGRTSPAVILVEKRVSSPTRINERDEMLTEASLTVQHIDVNESQIPDVPPLPRSRHAPSTTQSSKNMASSSQERALERVTDASKDVQLDNLVTQRLQVRDLDVGRLNVSELQANKILVSDIEGMTLQVSELDSKSGHISVSGIEFSQSVIDEIVKKFAEISTSHAPAAEEQTFLPPRCVSREEQTQTDDPVDQKVETKISLEEGDGPSSSPLPRPASTDESSVPPQRPPPPDLTPLLYSYLQDITIPPASFYPSRSFRERPFTEFHESQQHQTPPPPTRRTKRKPAAPHSESSSDDARLCPSPRRMPPPVKTHEPTIAEAGSHFLRVCQSSISRTIRNIFNTFMAYISGAEDKKDVQMALVIFLVLLAGLIMFGLSDSRTIHHHHWEFFNPPDGKI comes from the exons ATGTCGCGAGAAATATCAAGGTCAAGGACGCACTCCCCAGTAAACAACGATGTGCAAAAGATTCTCAATCTAGATTCCTCGCCGGGAAGTAGCCGTAAGCATGGCGAAGAAGGTGAGGATGAAGGTGTACACATACCAAACTTTTCAAAGGAAATATCATTAGATGAAGATGATATATCTATAGAACCTATAGTAGGTCCCAAGCGACCAGAGAGTCACGCTAGTGTACATTTAGTAACTCCTGTAGAAATACCTACAATGAACGTTTCGCCAAAGAGCATTCTTAAGCGTCGCGTACCAGAACAGCAGTATATCGGCGTTACAGAAACAAGAGAGAAAACAAAATGTTGTCATCCTttggtaaacaaaataaaacatttagctGACAAAACATTACACAAGTTAGATAGAAGTGAACTTGAAAAATCCCCGGTAtctaaacgtaaaaaaaatgagGATACCCAAGAAATAAGACAATTGAAATCATCACCAGGCGCAGTCCGAAGACAAAAATTCAGTGCCATCAAACTTGGTGACTCGGACGAAATGAGTAAAACAATGAGCATAGATACTCCGCCTCCTCGGAAGAAAAAAGAACACATTTACGAAGACATAGAGGATTCACAACAGGACAATGAAAAAACCCTTCATTTTTCACCTGAAGTTGCTCAACAAGGCATAACTAAGGCCGATGacgaaaatgataataataaagagaaTGAAAGCGTCACGGAAAAAAAGTCAATTGCGTCACAAGATCCAAGCCTAGTGGCGGAAAGCGCTTCATTGGGCTCTGCAGAACACGTCAtggaaaaattacataaaatggataatgtaaaaaaagaagCAGTATTGCTAGACGAAGAAATGGATCAAGAGGAACCGAACTTGGACGAGATATTTCAAAACCAACTAGACGAGCGAGGGCCCAACAACGACTCGCCAAATATCACCATCACCGAGATTACGGATGATGATGTGGAGACTAATGCAGATACCGCACAGTCCACCTCCGTGCCTATAGAGACGTCTCCTAGCCCCAGCCCGCGAGATGTTGGAAAACGGAACATCGAATTCGTTGAGAGACGATGGTCTAAACCTAGCAG TGATCACGAATATGAAATCATCGAAAAACCTCCACCGAATATAATATACACAGCACCGAGTGTAGATGAAAAACCCACGTTGACCAAAACCGATGACGATCTGTCGAGTACGACATCTTTGGAGAGAAAATGTTTACAACACACGTCTGACGAAGACGAGCATCCAGAAAACAAAGAAATTGTACCTGATGAAAGTAATACCGGAATGACAGATGCCGAGGCTTTACAAAAGGATATTGAAGATAGGTTTTTTGTGAACACTCCATCTACAATGTCAAGGACTGATTGTGAAGTAAGCACTAGTCAAGTTGATTCCTCAGCGCTGGAGCAGTTACCTTTAAAACGTGATAGTCGTACAAAAGTTGCTGATAGTGGCGATAGCAGGATACAACAACGTTTCAAAGAAAGCAcgggtaaattaaaattacaagcTGGAAAActcaaaagtaaaataaaaaatattaaaactcatAAAGTAACAATGCCGGATAAGCCTAAATTTACTATGCCTGAGAGGCCTAAATTTAAAATGCCTGAACGGCCAAAATTCACACTTCCCGAAAGACCTAAATTTAATTTGCCAGAAAGAAGAAAATTCAGTATGCCGGAGCGACCAAAGTTTAAAGCGTTAAATCTGTCTGAAAAACTTAACTTTGGTGACCGGAAGAAATTTACATTACCTGAGAGGCCCAAATTTAATGTACCAGATCTACCAAAATTTAAACTGCCTGAAAGACCGAAAATTAATTTCCCAAGTTTAGGTCGAAAAAAAGAACATAAAGTAGAAAATGATACCAGCAGTTCGGCAACAGATTTAAGAAATGTGGCCACGGTAGATTTTGAAGCTAAAACTTACCCAAGACTATTTAATAGGAAGAAAAAATCAGAACTTCATAAAACTTCATCATCTCCTACTTTGAACAGAGAGGACACCCCGCCCGCAACTTTTACTTTCACTCGGGTCAAGAAAACTAAAGATGATTCTGATTCTTATATCCCCGACAGTCCCGAACAACCAAGAGAATACGGAACTGTAGACAATGAAGAGCCCGAATTTGGGAAAGATGTTGAAATTAGAAGACAGTTTGAAACCACATATGATTTTGACAAATTACCCGAAACATATATGGATGATGAACCCGAAGAAAATAATAGTTACGACCGCAACACTGTATCGACACCAGATGTATCACCGTCTAAACAAGAATACACACCCGTGATAaccgaaattaataatgacGAATTTTTCGTACGACCGAGAGGCATTTCTCGCGAAGATATTCAGGTAAGAGAATACTTGAGCGATGAAACACGACAAGCTTTCAAGAATCCGAAAAATGTCCTTGCTTTAATGGGCAGCAGTTCGGTAGTGAATGATGATAGCATGTATATGAATGATGTTGAGGTTGATCCTGAACTAGTTTTTGATGACAACGAGCAAATAAGATATTCAAGCGAAGATTTAAATGACAAAGATGATGGATATTATACATTCCCACCAGTGAGGCCGTCGCGAGCTAAACGGAAAAAGAAGGAGGTTGATGACACTCCGTATATTGATGAAAGTGTAAATAATAGTATGCATTTCACCGAGGTTGATCTTGGATTGTCCGATGAAAAGACAGTACAAAAGACAAGCGAACACATTGAAAGTTTTGAGCCAACAGAAGTTGAGGAGGTGTTCAAGTTTACCCCTACAACTGATTTGCATTCTATACATGAATATGCCAACGACGACGTCATACAGTATCCAGAGAATGTCCCCATACAATCTCAAACTCTGCCGATGCCGCCAAAGAGAAAAAAGAAGTTCGGCAATAATGACCTTGTTCACTCTTCATTAAATGATTTCAATAATGTGCCTTCAGCCAAGTTGTGGGAAGAACCGCAGGAGCAACACATGGACGAT ATAGTCGTTTATCGAACAGAACATGAATACATAGTGCCTCAAGGCGAGAGTATCATCACTGAGCAGAGTCCTCTACCTCCGCGTCGTAACCGCTCTCGGAGCTCGAGAGGCACCTCCATTTGCGATGACGATAGAACTTCTCATGGAGCTGAGTCGCTTACTCCCGACACTCATGCCGCAGTAACTGATGAGATGGATCCTATAAGGTATACACAGCGTGAAAGCCCCGGCTATGCTACTGTTGACAAAGGTCCCTATGCTTCCAGCAAAGCTGTCAAAAGATCTGTCAGCAAAACACCCCCGGCACGGCGCCGAAAAAGCAATAGTTCCGAACGCAAGTATTACACAGTAGGATCTTCTAAAGGGTGCCCTGACCGTCCACCACGAAAGAAATCGTCTACAAGTCTTATGACTTTGGACAGTTATACTAAACGATCAATAAGCGGAGACCTCACTCAATATGTGGAAATAGATGAGCCCTTCGAAACGCACAAAGATCTAAAATCTGGTGACGTCGTTAATAAAATGAAGGATAGGCCGCTACCGCCTCCTCCGCGACCACCTAGAGGATCCAGACGTAGAAGAAAAGACAGAAGTACTGTCGAACAGAAGTCATTCGAAtctgatataaatattgaatcacCAGAGCCATCAACTGAACGTAAAGAAACATCCGAAGACGTTATGGAAATTGAAGTGTCAACTCAAACGGATCCTTTGCCTGACGACGTAGATTTTGAATTAGGATCGGATGAAAATCTAAATGTATCTGTAACAAGCTCTTTAAGAGACGTAGTTAATGAGGATTCAATGATCAGTAAAAGTTACACTAGAATAGGGGAAAGTCCACGCGTCTCGCGACCTGCTTCTAGATccgaaaaatctttaaaactgtCCGATCCGAAAATATCAGAAATATGTAAACCTAATATAGGACGTACGTCACCGGCCGTAATATTGGTTGAAAAACGCGTTTCAAGTCCAACGAGAATAAATGAACGCGATGAAATGTTAACTGAAGCTTCTTTAACAGTCCAACACATAGATGTCAATGAATCTCAAATCCCAGATGTGCCCCCGTTGCCAAGGTCAAGACACGCTCCCAGCACTACtcaaagttctaaaaatatggcTTCGTCCAGCCAGGAGCGGGCACTTGAGCGAGTAACTGACGCAAGCAAAGATGTGCAGTTGGATAATTTAGTAACCCAACGTCTACAGGTTAGAGACTTAGATGTTGGCCGATTGAACGTTTCTGAACTGCAAGCTAACAAAATTCTGGTATCGGATATCGAGGGTATGACATTACAAGTTTCTGAATTAGACTCGAAGTCTGGTCATATATCCGTAAGTGGAATTGAATTTTCCCAGTCAGTCATAGATGAAATCGTTAAGAAATTTGCAGAAATATCAACTAGTCACGCTCCGGCAGCTGAAGAACAAACCTTTTTGCCTCCACGGTGCGTAAGCAGAGAAGAACAGACGCAAACCGATGACCCGGTTGACCAAAAAGTCGAAACAAAAATTTCCTTAGAAGAGGGAGACGGTCCCTCCTCGTCCCCGTTGCCTAGACCAGCCAGTACTGACGAGAGTTCTGTACCTCCGCAGAGACCACCGCCTCCTGACCTTACCCCATTGTTATATTCCTATCTCCAAGACATAACAATACCACCAGCATCCTTCTATCCTTCAAGGTCGTTTAGAGAACGTCCATTCACAGAATTCCATGAATCCCAACAACACCAAACTCCTCCTCCACCAACTCGACGAACAAAAAGGAAACCAGCTGCCCCACACAGCGAATCGAGTTCCGATGATGCACGTCTTTGTCCATCTCCACGGCGGATGCCCCCTCCTGTAAAGACGCATGAGCCAACGATTGCTGAAGCCGGAAGTCATTTTTTAAGAGTCTGTCAAAGTTCAATCAGCAGGACTATAAGGAATATATTTAACACGTTTATGGCATATATCAGCGGCGCAGAAGATAAGAAAGACGTGCAGATGGCACTGGTAATCTTCCTCGTACTGCTTGCCGGCTTGATCATGTTTGGTTTGAGCGACAGCCGCACTATCCACCATCATCATTGGGAATTCTTCAATCCGCCTGacgggaaaatataa
- the LOC115455738 gene encoding uncharacterized protein LOC115455738 isoform X1: MESELSPDKEKDFVPVPIKTYQWEDLRRAREAGCYPWTHLLKPPLEGEITAEDIIRETTPRRSMSREISRSRTHSPVNNDVQKILNLDSSPGSSRKHGEEGEDEGVHIPNFSKEISLDEDDISIEPIVGPKRPESHASVHLVTPVEIPTMNVSPKSILKRRVPEQQYIGVTETREKTKCCHPLVNKIKHLADKTLHKLDRSELEKSPVSKRKKNEDTQEIRQLKSSPGAVRRQKFSAIKLGDSDEMSKTMSIDTPPPRKKKEHIYEDIEDSQQDNEKTLHFSPEVAQQGITKADDENDNNKENESVTEKKSIASQDPSLVAESASLGSAEHVMEKLHKMDNVKKEAVLLDEEMDQEEPNLDEIFQNQLDERGPNNDSPNITITEITDDDVETNADTAQSTSVPIETSPSPSPRDVGKRNIEFVERRWSKPSSDHEYEIIEKPPPNIIYTAPSVDEKPTLTKTDDDLSSTTSLERKCLQHTSDEDEHPENKEIVPDESNTGMTDAEALQKDIEDRFFVNTPSTMSRTDCEVSTSQVDSSALEQLPLKRDSRTKVADSGDSRIQQRFKESTGKLKLQAGKLKSKIKNIKTHKVTMPDKPKFTMPERPKFKMPERPKFTLPERPKFNLPERRKFSMPERPKFKALNLSEKLNFGDRKKFTLPERPKFNVPDLPKFKLPERPKINFPSLGRKKEHKVENDTSSSATDLRNVATVDFEAKTYPRLFNRKKKSELHKTSSSPTLNREDTPPATFTFTRVKKTKDDSDSYIPDSPEQPREYGTVDNEEPEFGKDVEIRRQFETTYDFDKLPETYMDDEPEENNSYDRNTVSTPDVSPSKQEYTPVITEINNDEFFVRPRGISREDIQVREYLSDETRQAFKNPKNVLALMGSSSVVNDDSMYMNDVEVDPELVFDDNEQIRYSSEDLNDKDDGYYTFPPVRPSRAKRKKKEVDDTPYIDESVNNSMHFTEVDLGLSDEKTVQKTSEHIESFEPTEVEEVFKFTPTTDLHSIHEYANDDVIQYPENVPIQSQTLPMPPKRKKKFGNNDLVHSSLNDFNNVPSAKLWEEPQEQHMDDIVVYRTEHEYIVPQGESIITEQSPLPPRRNRSRSSRGTSICDDDRTSHGAESLTPDTHAAVTDEMDPIRYTQRESPGYATVDKGPYASSKAVKRSVSKTPPARRRKSNSSERKYYTVGSSKGCPDRPPRKKSSTSLMTLDSYTKRSISGDLTQYVEIDEPFETHKDLKSGDVVNKMKDRPLPPPPRPPRGSRRRRKDRSTVEQKSFESDINIESPEPSTERKETSEDVMEIEVSTQTDPLPDDVDFELGSDENLNVSVTSSLRDVVNEDSMISKSYTRIGESPRVSRPASRSEKSLKLSDPKISEICKPNIGRTSPAVILVEKRVSSPTRINERDEMLTEASLTVQHIDVNESQIPDVPPLPRSRHAPSTTQSSKNMASSSQERALERVTDASKDVQLDNLVTQRLQVRDLDVGRLNVSELQANKILVSDIEGMTLQVSELDSKSGHISVSGIEFSQSVIDEIVKKFAEISTSHAPAAEEQTFLPPRCVSREEQTQTDDPVDQKVETKISLEEGDGPSSSPLPRPASTDESSVPPQRPPPPDLTPLLYSYLQDITIPPASFYPSRSFRERPFTEFHESQQHQTPPPPTRRTKRKPAAPHSESSSDDARLCPSPRRMPPPVKTHEPTIAEAGSHFLRVCQSSISRTIRNIFNTFMAYISGAEDKKDVQMALVIFLVLLAGLIMFGLSDSRTIHHHHWEFFNPPDGKI, from the exons atggAATCTGAATTGTCGCCAGATAAAGAGAAAGATTTTGTGCCAGTGCCGATAAAAACTTATCAATGGGAAGATTTACGGCGCGCTCGTGAAGCTGGATGTTACCCTTGGACACATTTACTGAAGCCTCCCCTGGAAGGTGAGATCACTGCAGAAGACATCATTCGGGAGACAACACCGAGAAGAAGTATGTCGCGAGAAATATCAAGGTCAAGGACGCACTCCCCAGTAAACAACGATGTGCAAAAGATTCTCAATCTAGATTCCTCGCCGGGAAGTAGCCGTAAGCATGGCGAAGAAGGTGAGGATGAAGGTGTACACATACCAAACTTTTCAAAGGAAATATCATTAGATGAAGATGATATATCTATAGAACCTATAGTAGGTCCCAAGCGACCAGAGAGTCACGCTAGTGTACATTTAGTAACTCCTGTAGAAATACCTACAATGAACGTTTCGCCAAAGAGCATTCTTAAGCGTCGCGTACCAGAACAGCAGTATATCGGCGTTACAGAAACAAGAGAGAAAACAAAATGTTGTCATCCTttggtaaacaaaataaaacatttagctGACAAAACATTACACAAGTTAGATAGAAGTGAACTTGAAAAATCCCCGGTAtctaaacgtaaaaaaaatgagGATACCCAAGAAATAAGACAATTGAAATCATCACCAGGCGCAGTCCGAAGACAAAAATTCAGTGCCATCAAACTTGGTGACTCGGACGAAATGAGTAAAACAATGAGCATAGATACTCCGCCTCCTCGGAAGAAAAAAGAACACATTTACGAAGACATAGAGGATTCACAACAGGACAATGAAAAAACCCTTCATTTTTCACCTGAAGTTGCTCAACAAGGCATAACTAAGGCCGATGacgaaaatgataataataaagagaaTGAAAGCGTCACGGAAAAAAAGTCAATTGCGTCACAAGATCCAAGCCTAGTGGCGGAAAGCGCTTCATTGGGCTCTGCAGAACACGTCAtggaaaaattacataaaatggataatgtaaaaaaagaagCAGTATTGCTAGACGAAGAAATGGATCAAGAGGAACCGAACTTGGACGAGATATTTCAAAACCAACTAGACGAGCGAGGGCCCAACAACGACTCGCCAAATATCACCATCACCGAGATTACGGATGATGATGTGGAGACTAATGCAGATACCGCACAGTCCACCTCCGTGCCTATAGAGACGTCTCCTAGCCCCAGCCCGCGAGATGTTGGAAAACGGAACATCGAATTCGTTGAGAGACGATGGTCTAAACCTAGCAG TGATCACGAATATGAAATCATCGAAAAACCTCCACCGAATATAATATACACAGCACCGAGTGTAGATGAAAAACCCACGTTGACCAAAACCGATGACGATCTGTCGAGTACGACATCTTTGGAGAGAAAATGTTTACAACACACGTCTGACGAAGACGAGCATCCAGAAAACAAAGAAATTGTACCTGATGAAAGTAATACCGGAATGACAGATGCCGAGGCTTTACAAAAGGATATTGAAGATAGGTTTTTTGTGAACACTCCATCTACAATGTCAAGGACTGATTGTGAAGTAAGCACTAGTCAAGTTGATTCCTCAGCGCTGGAGCAGTTACCTTTAAAACGTGATAGTCGTACAAAAGTTGCTGATAGTGGCGATAGCAGGATACAACAACGTTTCAAAGAAAGCAcgggtaaattaaaattacaagcTGGAAAActcaaaagtaaaataaaaaatattaaaactcatAAAGTAACAATGCCGGATAAGCCTAAATTTACTATGCCTGAGAGGCCTAAATTTAAAATGCCTGAACGGCCAAAATTCACACTTCCCGAAAGACCTAAATTTAATTTGCCAGAAAGAAGAAAATTCAGTATGCCGGAGCGACCAAAGTTTAAAGCGTTAAATCTGTCTGAAAAACTTAACTTTGGTGACCGGAAGAAATTTACATTACCTGAGAGGCCCAAATTTAATGTACCAGATCTACCAAAATTTAAACTGCCTGAAAGACCGAAAATTAATTTCCCAAGTTTAGGTCGAAAAAAAGAACATAAAGTAGAAAATGATACCAGCAGTTCGGCAACAGATTTAAGAAATGTGGCCACGGTAGATTTTGAAGCTAAAACTTACCCAAGACTATTTAATAGGAAGAAAAAATCAGAACTTCATAAAACTTCATCATCTCCTACTTTGAACAGAGAGGACACCCCGCCCGCAACTTTTACTTTCACTCGGGTCAAGAAAACTAAAGATGATTCTGATTCTTATATCCCCGACAGTCCCGAACAACCAAGAGAATACGGAACTGTAGACAATGAAGAGCCCGAATTTGGGAAAGATGTTGAAATTAGAAGACAGTTTGAAACCACATATGATTTTGACAAATTACCCGAAACATATATGGATGATGAACCCGAAGAAAATAATAGTTACGACCGCAACACTGTATCGACACCAGATGTATCACCGTCTAAACAAGAATACACACCCGTGATAaccgaaattaataatgacGAATTTTTCGTACGACCGAGAGGCATTTCTCGCGAAGATATTCAGGTAAGAGAATACTTGAGCGATGAAACACGACAAGCTTTCAAGAATCCGAAAAATGTCCTTGCTTTAATGGGCAGCAGTTCGGTAGTGAATGATGATAGCATGTATATGAATGATGTTGAGGTTGATCCTGAACTAGTTTTTGATGACAACGAGCAAATAAGATATTCAAGCGAAGATTTAAATGACAAAGATGATGGATATTATACATTCCCACCAGTGAGGCCGTCGCGAGCTAAACGGAAAAAGAAGGAGGTTGATGACACTCCGTATATTGATGAAAGTGTAAATAATAGTATGCATTTCACCGAGGTTGATCTTGGATTGTCCGATGAAAAGACAGTACAAAAGACAAGCGAACACATTGAAAGTTTTGAGCCAACAGAAGTTGAGGAGGTGTTCAAGTTTACCCCTACAACTGATTTGCATTCTATACATGAATATGCCAACGACGACGTCATACAGTATCCAGAGAATGTCCCCATACAATCTCAAACTCTGCCGATGCCGCCAAAGAGAAAAAAGAAGTTCGGCAATAATGACCTTGTTCACTCTTCATTAAATGATTTCAATAATGTGCCTTCAGCCAAGTTGTGGGAAGAACCGCAGGAGCAACACATGGACGAT ATAGTCGTTTATCGAACAGAACATGAATACATAGTGCCTCAAGGCGAGAGTATCATCACTGAGCAGAGTCCTCTACCTCCGCGTCGTAACCGCTCTCGGAGCTCGAGAGGCACCTCCATTTGCGATGACGATAGAACTTCTCATGGAGCTGAGTCGCTTACTCCCGACACTCATGCCGCAGTAACTGATGAGATGGATCCTATAAGGTATACACAGCGTGAAAGCCCCGGCTATGCTACTGTTGACAAAGGTCCCTATGCTTCCAGCAAAGCTGTCAAAAGATCTGTCAGCAAAACACCCCCGGCACGGCGCCGAAAAAGCAATAGTTCCGAACGCAAGTATTACACAGTAGGATCTTCTAAAGGGTGCCCTGACCGTCCACCACGAAAGAAATCGTCTACAAGTCTTATGACTTTGGACAGTTATACTAAACGATCAATAAGCGGAGACCTCACTCAATATGTGGAAATAGATGAGCCCTTCGAAACGCACAAAGATCTAAAATCTGGTGACGTCGTTAATAAAATGAAGGATAGGCCGCTACCGCCTCCTCCGCGACCACCTAGAGGATCCAGACGTAGAAGAAAAGACAGAAGTACTGTCGAACAGAAGTCATTCGAAtctgatataaatattgaatcacCAGAGCCATCAACTGAACGTAAAGAAACATCCGAAGACGTTATGGAAATTGAAGTGTCAACTCAAACGGATCCTTTGCCTGACGACGTAGATTTTGAATTAGGATCGGATGAAAATCTAAATGTATCTGTAACAAGCTCTTTAAGAGACGTAGTTAATGAGGATTCAATGATCAGTAAAAGTTACACTAGAATAGGGGAAAGTCCACGCGTCTCGCGACCTGCTTCTAGATccgaaaaatctttaaaactgtCCGATCCGAAAATATCAGAAATATGTAAACCTAATATAGGACGTACGTCACCGGCCGTAATATTGGTTGAAAAACGCGTTTCAAGTCCAACGAGAATAAATGAACGCGATGAAATGTTAACTGAAGCTTCTTTAACAGTCCAACACATAGATGTCAATGAATCTCAAATCCCAGATGTGCCCCCGTTGCCAAGGTCAAGACACGCTCCCAGCACTACtcaaagttctaaaaatatggcTTCGTCCAGCCAGGAGCGGGCACTTGAGCGAGTAACTGACGCAAGCAAAGATGTGCAGTTGGATAATTTAGTAACCCAACGTCTACAGGTTAGAGACTTAGATGTTGGCCGATTGAACGTTTCTGAACTGCAAGCTAACAAAATTCTGGTATCGGATATCGAGGGTATGACATTACAAGTTTCTGAATTAGACTCGAAGTCTGGTCATATATCCGTAAGTGGAATTGAATTTTCCCAGTCAGTCATAGATGAAATCGTTAAGAAATTTGCAGAAATATCAACTAGTCACGCTCCGGCAGCTGAAGAACAAACCTTTTTGCCTCCACGGTGCGTAAGCAGAGAAGAACAGACGCAAACCGATGACCCGGTTGACCAAAAAGTCGAAACAAAAATTTCCTTAGAAGAGGGAGACGGTCCCTCCTCGTCCCCGTTGCCTAGACCAGCCAGTACTGACGAGAGTTCTGTACCTCCGCAGAGACCACCGCCTCCTGACCTTACCCCATTGTTATATTCCTATCTCCAAGACATAACAATACCACCAGCATCCTTCTATCCTTCAAGGTCGTTTAGAGAACGTCCATTCACAGAATTCCATGAATCCCAACAACACCAAACTCCTCCTCCACCAACTCGACGAACAAAAAGGAAACCAGCTGCCCCACACAGCGAATCGAGTTCCGATGATGCACGTCTTTGTCCATCTCCACGGCGGATGCCCCCTCCTGTAAAGACGCATGAGCCAACGATTGCTGAAGCCGGAAGTCATTTTTTAAGAGTCTGTCAAAGTTCAATCAGCAGGACTATAAGGAATATATTTAACACGTTTATGGCATATATCAGCGGCGCAGAAGATAAGAAAGACGTGCAGATGGCACTGGTAATCTTCCTCGTACTGCTTGCCGGCTTGATCATGTTTGGTTTGAGCGACAGCCGCACTATCCACCATCATCATTGGGAATTCTTCAATCCGCCTGacgggaaaatataa